Within Rothia sp. ZJ932, the genomic segment AAAAGGCGTGGTGGCTGCCGAGGCGTAAGAAGTAGCAAAAAGCTGACTGGTCCACCGCACGCATCCTGCCTGTGCAGTGAGCTAGTAGCTGCCGCCTGAACCTGAAACACCCGCACAACAAAAACCGCCCGGTGCCTCCTTGAATTTGTATCAAGGACGCACCGGGCGGTTTATTGCTGAGGAATAGCTAGGCTATCATCATCTCAGGTAACCCGCAGATCGCTTCTTAGGGGGTCTGGGGAGCAGATTCATCTGCTTTCTAGTTGTTGTTCTTCCACGCTTCACGTACGCGAGCACCCAGCTCTTCGTGTACTGAATCCCAGTACTTGAAAGCGCGTTCACGGATCTCGTCTGAAACAACAGCACCTACGTGACCGGCGATATTATCAACCAGACGTGCCTGAGCAGCATTGTCCAGAACCTCAGCGTAGAGGGCACGTGCCTGACCGAAGTCATCGTCCTCAGCATGCAAGCTAGCAGCTGAGCGTACCAGTTCACCGTCGAAGTCCCAGCCAACGTTCTCTTCATGAGCCTTCACAGGATCAGCGTGCGGGCCATCGAATGAGTTGGGTGCGTACACCGGAATTGAAGGATCATTGAAGGTGTAGCGCATAGCGCCTTCCTTCGAGTAAGTATTCAGCTGCGCGTTCTTGGGGAAGTTCACGGGCAGGTCAGCGAAGTTGGTGCCTACACGGTAACGGTGCGCATCGGGGTAGGAGAAGATACGACCGAGCAGCATCTTATCGGGGGACGCCGCAATGCCGGGAACAAAGTTGCTCGGTGAGAAAGCAGCCTGCTCAATCTGAGCGAAGAAGTTCTGCGGGTTCTGGTTCAGGGTCATCTTACCGACCTTGATCAGCGGGTAATCACCGTGAGGCCATACCTTAGTCAAGTCGAAGGGGTTGAAGCGGTAGGTCTTCGCATCCTCGAAAGGCATTACCTGAACGTAGAGGGTCCATGAGGGGAACTCGCCGCGCTCAATCGCCTCGTACAAATCCTGACGGTGGTAGTCAGCATTCGCACCTGCCAGACGCTCAGCTTCATTACCGGTGAGGAAGTCGTTGCCCTGGTCAGTCTTGAAGTGGTACTTAACCCAGAAACGCTCGCCCTCAGCATTGATCCACTGGTAAGTGTGTGAACCAAAACCGTCCATGTGACGCAGGGTTGCGGGAATACCGCGGTCACCCATCAACCAGGTTACCTGGTGAGCTGATTCGGGGCGCAGGCTCCAAAAATCCCACTGCATATCGTTGTTACGCAGACCGTTACCGGGCAGGCGCTTCTGCGAACGAATGAAGTCGGGGAACTTGATAGCATCACGGATGAAGAAGATCGGGGTGTTGTTACCCACGAGGTCATAGTTGCCCTCGGTGGTGTAGAACTTGATTGCAAAACCGCGGGGGTCACGCCAAGTATCGGGTGAACCCTGCTCACCAGCAACAGTTGAGAAGCGAATCAGCATCTCAGTTGAAACACCGGGCTGGAACAGTGCAGCCTTGGTGTACTTTGAAACGTCTTCGGTGGTCTCAAAAACACCGAATGCGCCAGTACCCTTAGCGTGAACTACACGCTCGGGCACACGCTCGCGGTTGAACTGTGCGAGCTTCTCAACGGTGTATACGTCGTGCAGTACAACGGGGCCGTCGTTACCAACGGTCAGCGAGTCGTTGTCTGAGGCAACGGGGGCACCTGAGTTGGTGGTAGTGAATGAACCGGGCTTGATGGGATTCTCGGTCATCGTCATCTCCTTATTAGTGTGATGATGCATTGAGTTCTCAATGCGTTTTACCGCATCCGGTGCTTGCAATAAGTACCGGTGACGCAGATAAATCTGTGACGCTACTGTGAGGTAGCGAGTTGGTTCTGGCAGTTGGCACAAATTCCGCGGTAAATGACGTCCGCGCTGAGCAGCTGCATGCCGTGGCTCTGTTCAGGGGTGAGGCAGGGAGCATGACCTACTGTGCATTCAACGTCTTCTACCGTGAGGCATTTGATGCACAGAGCATGGTGGTGGTTATCGCCCGTGCGTGTCTCGTAGAGGGCGGGGGTACCGGGAGGCTGGAACTTTCGCAGCATCTCGATGTCGACAAGATCAGCCAGCACTACATAAACAGATTGCACGGTGATGCTGGGCAATTCTTGGCGCACGGCATCGACAATAGCTTCTGCCGTTGAATGCGGTGAACGGTGTACAGCATCAAGTACGGCAAGGCGCTGTTTAGTAACGCGCCTGCCCTGGGTACGCAACCCGGCAGTCCACCCTAAACGAACCTCGTCCGTGACGGGGGAGTTGTGGGTAGTACTGAGTGTCGCTGTTAATGAAGGCATACCCCCAGCATACTTATTCTGAGTAGTTCACAATAAATGCGACACGGAAAGTTACAACCTTTCGCACTATTTTCTCCGCACACTTCAACGTGCTCACCCCCGATAACCGCGGTATCACTGCACTAGAAAAACGAAGGAGCCCCCCGCCCCCTCCCCACATATGCGGTAGAGAATAAAACGTAAATTTCTAGGAATACCCTGTCAATACTGATAAATTTAAGAACCCCCCATACCCCTGCACAAAAATCCATACCCTTGCAATGCTGGTGCAATCAATAACCCAGAACCACCATTGATGCTACGACGAACGCATACATGGATTACCGCGAACGAGGTTACGTCATCACTGAATCGCTGCCACCCCTAGACCCCTCAGCAGAACTCTCCGATGAGACTCTGCTCAAAGCAGTGCGCGCAGGGGATCAGAACTCCTACGGATTACTGTACGAACGCTACCGTTCAATGGCGACGGCTATTGCGTACAAACACACCAGCGATCCCGGGCAAGTAGATGACATCGTCGCTGAGGCTTTCGCGCGCGTCCTACAGGCGCTACGTAACGGCAACGGCCCCACCTCATTCATGGGCGGTTACCTGTCAACCACCATTGCCCACCTCGCCGGTGAGTTCGGTTTAATCCGCGGACGCGAGGTGCCCGCCGACAGTACCGCGTTAGAGCATCTGGAGACCTTGGACGAGGCCGTTCTGCACCTCAATGAATCAGATGAACTCATCGCTGCTTTCACCGCCATGCCCGAACGCTGGCAGTCTGTCTTGTGGCTTACCGAGGTCGAAAAACGCAAACCGCGCGATATCGCCAACGCCCTTGACATCTCGCCGAACGCAGTGTCAGCACTTACCCTGCGTGCCCGAGAGAGCCTGCGCGAGGGCTTTTTGCGCGCCCACCAAAATGCACCGGTGACCGTTGCCTGCCAAAAGCACTATGACCGTTTGCCCGCCCTGGTAAGAGGCTCACTCAGCGATAAACGTGCTGAAAACCTGCGTTTGCACCTTGAAGAGTGTACTTATTGCACCTCTGAATACCTGTCACTGATGGGCATTAACAAATCAATGCGCGTCTGGGTATTTCCCGTGCTTGCTGGGCTGGTCCCCTGGGTCAATGACGGCACCACCATTATCGGTTTTCTGGGCAAGGCTGCTACTGTTGCTGCCAGCAACCCCTTTGCCGGTGCAGCCTCAACGGGGCAAGCCGCACCCTCCATCCCCGCATCAGACCTGCTCACACCTGCCGGTGAAGCGGTCGGGTCTGTAGCAGCGCACACTACTGGAACGGCTACCCCCAGCCCCGCTCAGACGTTCTTGCGCAATGCGGCACACCACGGAACCTCACCACTTGCCCTTGCTGGTGGTGGTTTGCTGGCAGTTGCAGCTGTTGTGGCAGGTATTGTCATCGGCGGTGGTCTTTTAGAGGACGACCCTGAGCCTGTACGATTCTCTGAGGAAGCACACGAAGCGCGCGGTGACTCTAGCTCAGCTGCAAGCGGTGCCCCGCAAGAAAGCCAAGAACTTTCAGAGCCTGCTGAAAAGAGCGCGAACGACGCTGTGCAGGGGGATGGCGCTGAGAATCCCTCAGGAGCGGCACCCTCAGCAGCTGCTAATGCCCCGAGCAACACTAACACTCAGGGCAACGATAACAAGGACGCAAGTCAGCTCAACGAAACAGCAGGTGGCGCGCTCGCTAGTAGCGCTCTTGCATCGGCATTGGAGACACCAGCCTCTGGTGCGGTAGTACCCGCAGCTGTTGCGCCAGCTCTGCATGCTCAGCCCCTTGTGGCATCGCCGGCTCCGTCACAGTCTGCACCTTTTACAGCGCTCCCTCCCCTAAACCAACCTGGCACAGTGCCTTCAATACCTGATGGTGGCGCTCCTACCCCCGGCGTTCCCGCAGCGCCCGGTGAGCAGGCTCCCCCTCACGTCCAACCGCCCCTTGCCCCCTCCGCCCCAGACGCGGGCACCCCGACTAGCCTCATTCAGCCTGAGGTTCCGACTGATTCTGTAGAATCTGCTGACCCTGTTGTGCCTGACGCCCCTGAGGAACCAGTTGCTCCTGAGGTTCCGACTGACCCGGTAGCGCCAACTGACCCAGTTGACCCTGCTCAGCCAGATGTTCCGGTTGATCCTGAGACTCCTAAGGTTCCGACTGACCCGGTTGATTCTATTCAGCCGGTCGATCCTGAAGATCCGACGGAGCCAGTAGCTCCTAGTGGTCCTGCGGATCCTCTTGATCCAGAGTCGCCGGTGGAGTCAAATAACCCTGATAATCTCCCGCCCTTACTTGATGGGGACTTTGAGCTCATTGAACTCGAACCGGCTGACCCCGCAAGACCGGACCCCGATAACGCTGAGGCTGATCCTTCTCCGGATAACCGCGATGCACCTATTTACCCTCCGCGGGAGGCACCTGAGTTGCCGAACCTACCCTCTCCCTGTGACGGAGCCCCGGTGGGGCTGTACCCACCCCACTTTGACTACTGGACTATCGTTAACCGTCCGATACCTGACACTGTGGATGACCCCGAGTACTTCGGGTACTGGTTCTTCTCAGTACCCTGGCAGGACTGGACGGTCGCTGACCCCACCGTCAGCAAGTACGTCATGTTTCAGTTTGAGGTAGATGGCACAAAGTCTATTCACGGTGACTGGATTCCCCATGCAGTGGTTGAGAGCCGCTACTTGGTGCCTGCTCTTGCCTACCTCTACGGTGCTGACAGTAATAATTTTGTGCATGTATATGATGAGCCGCCGAAGACTCCTGTATCGTCTAGTGATACGTAAAAGTAATGAAAGGTAGCAAGAGATGCGCGGACACTATAACGGTCTAAAAACCGCTTTGCTTCTTGGCACGCTGATGGGCTTTTTGGTGCTCATCGGAGTCTTCCTGGCGTATTACACGAATAACGGAATATTTATTCTCCTGTTCGGTCTCATCGGTCTAGGAACTATCGCCTACAGCTACTGGAACTCCGATAAAATCGCGATTCGCCAGATGAACGCTTACCCGGTGACTCGTGAGCAGGTGCCCGGTCTGTACGCAATTGTTGAAGAACTTTCGGCGAAAGCACAAAAACCGATGCCGCGTTTGTTCGTTGCACCGTCCATGACTCCGAACGCTTTTGCAACGGGGCGCAACCCCGAAAATGCTGCGGTGTGCTGCACAGAAGGTATTTTGCAGTTGCTGGACGAGCGTGAGATGCGAGGTGTTCTCGGGCACGAGCTGATGCATGTATACAACCGCGACATCCTCACCGGTTCTATTGCTGCGGCGATGGTCGGTTTGATTTCTTCTATTGGTCAGTACCTGTCCTTCGGTATGCTGATGGGCAATAACCGCGATAACCGCACGGGGGCTTTGGGGTCTTTGCTGATTGCTTTCCTTGCACCTCTTGCTGCTGGCATTATTCAAATGGCGCTGAGTCGCACCCGCGAGTACGACGCGGATGAGGATGGCGCAGAGCTCACCGGCGACCCCCTAGCGTTGGCGTCAGCGCTCAATAAGTTGCATCACGGCATCGCCCGTGAACCGATGAACCCCCGAAACCGCAAGGCGGAGGGCGTGGCTTCCATGATGATTGCTAATCCTTTTGGTGGTTTGAAGAACGCTATGAGCACACACCCGCCAATGCAACAGCGCATTGAGCGACTTGAGAACCAAGCCCGTCAGATGGGTCAGTTCTAAAGACTAAAAACACAAAGGACGCGTCGCACCAAAATTTCTTGGTGCGGCGCATCCTTAAGTTTTAAAGCCTCGGCGCTGCTGGATTTTGCCGGCAGCGGGGAGGGCTTAGCGGTAGTTGGTGAACTGCAGGTCTACTTCGAGGTCTTTGCCCTTGAGTAGTGCAATGACGTCTTGTAGGTCATCGCGTGACTTTGAGGATACGCGCAGTTCATCACCCTGAATAGTTGCTTTGACACCCTTGGCTGCCTCATCGCGAATAATTTTTGAGATTTTCTTTGCCTGATCCTGGGCGATGCCCTCCTTGATGGAGGATTCGATGCGGTATTCCTTGCCTGAGGCGTAGGGTTCACCGGAGTCAAGGGATTTCAGTGAGATACCGCGCTTGACCAATTTGGACTGGAATACATCGAGTACAGCCAGGGCACGTTCTTCTGAGTTTGCTTTGACGAGGATCTTCTCACCTGAGAAGTCGATTTCTGCGCCTACGCCGCGAAAGTCGTAACGCTGCGCTACTTCTTTCTGTGCCTGGTTGAGGGCGTTGGAGATTTCTTGTTTGTCGACTTTTGAGACGATGTCGAATGATGATTCGCTTGCCATAATCTACCTTCTGTTGACGGGCGGGTGTGGTTCTCTTACTACTACTTAAAGGTACAGGTTTTAGCGGGTGGGTAACAGTTGGTGTGGACGCTTGTGGGCAAGAAATTGGGTGCGGGTTGCGTGCCTCTGAGAAACAGCCTTTGTGCGTGCTTAGTCACAAAGGCGGATTTGAGTTTTTGATTTATGGAAAGTTCGGGTAGAGTATTTCTTGTTCGCGCAACGAGCAGTAATGTTTGTTGAGTGGCTTGGCAGATTACCCGAGCGGCCAAAGGGGGCTGACTGTAAATCAGCTGGCATTGCCTACGGGGGTTCAAATCCCTCATCTGCCACCGAATAACCCGGTTCACGAAAGTGGATCGGGTTTTTTCATGTCTCAGTTATTCTGCTCTCGTGTAATAAGAGGTGGGCAGTTCTTTCCGTTAGGTTAAGCGGTAAGAAAACGCATCCGGCATTTTCCTGAATCAGAAGGATGAAGCTACCAAGGTGGAACGTATGCATAGCGCTGTCGTTAGAATTGGTTTCCCAGATGCGTTAGAGTAAAATCAGACTTCATCTAGAGTGAATTTTCTTTCTTTTTTCTGCTGGAACCTGTAGCGTGAAGAGCATGACAACGATTGAAGTAACTCAAGAGAATCTGACCGACCTCGTCCAGAACAATGACATCCTGTTGTTGGATTTCTGGGCTGACTGGTGTGGTCCCTGTAAGCAGTTCGCTCCCGTTTTTGAGGCAGCAGCTGAAAAGCACACTGACATTGCTTTCGGTAAGGTCGATACTGAAGACCAGCAGCAGTTGGCGGCAGCCGCTGGAATCAACTCGATTCCCACCCTGATGGCATTCCGCGAGGGCGTCCTGGTATTCTCACAACCCGGTGCACTGAACGCCTCACAGCTCGATCAGGTTCTTGAAGCAGTCAAAGGCCTGGATATGGAAGATGTACACAAGCAGGTAGCCGAAGCAGAGAAAGCTGAGGCAGAAAAAGCTGAAGCCGAGCAGGCATAATCTTTAGATAAACCTCTTTATACCCCGTCTCGTGTAGAAACTTTTTTGCACGGGGCGGGGTCTTTACATACCCGGTAATCTCTAACCGCTGCGTCCTCCCCTATATCCGCAACTCTTATTCCGCTTCAAAGTGCCGTAAGGGGGCATATTTGACCCCTGGTATGGCACTTTCAGGCGGAGCTATTAGATAAAGCGGTGGTCTTCTGGGGCTAGACGCGGTGCGCGGCGGGGCTCTAAAACTCCGCTGGCTTTGATGAGAGCGACCACCCGTGCTCGGTGCCCAGCCCAGGGTTTGAGCAGGTGCAGCATACCCGCGTCATCGGTTCGCCTGCCCGTGAGGGCATAACCCACCAGATGCGCGAGGTGAAAATCTCCCACACTAATGGCATCGGGGTGCCCGTGGCTACGTTGAAGGGCTTCTGAGATAGTCCACGGTCCGATTCCAGGCAGGGTGTTGAGTGCGGACGCGAGCTGTTCCACCGGTGCGGTGTGCGCTAGATGTTCAAGGCTGGTAGCCCTGTCAGTGTAGGCAAGAATGGCTTTGGAGCGGGCGCTGTCGAAACCGAATCTGTGCCACTTCCACGACGGCAGACGGCGAATGGCTCGCGCGTCCGGAAAGAAGAACATGCCTGTAGGTTGGTGGGGGTTACCGGTTGCCGGCACCGGTGAACCCAACTCGCGAATGATCGCGCGCATCCCGCCCATGGCTTCAATGCCGGTGACTTTTTGTTCGGCAATGGCGGTGACCATGTGACGGGTCAGCTGACCGGTGGCGCTGAGCCTGATGCCGGGGTTATTGCGCTGGGTTTCACGAAGAACTAGCGGTAAGTCTCGGTAGGTGCTGAGGGTCAGAAAGGCATCCCAGACATCGTGAAAGCCGAGCCAGTAGGGGAGATTCGCAGCTGCTTGTTCGAGGGCGGATGCGTCACTGTGGCACCAAAGCCTCACAGTAATAGGATGCATGAGCCGCTGTGCGAGATCTTTCACGGTGCTGTGTTCTCGTGAAAAGCAGAGCAGAACTCCCTCGTTCCTGTAGGTAGAGCTTACCCAGTACTGCTCCTGATCGCGCGTGTGAACGGAGCGAAAGAGCGGATCTTCGTGCCCGCGTGCAAGAGTGCCGAGTGTCTGCCCCAGGTGAATGGGGTGCGGAGGTTGTAAAATGACGGTGGCACGAAGCATTCCTCTATTTTTCCATCTACTTGCCCCGTACGAAAGATCTTGTTCACCATGACGAAGCTGAAAACAATGACGCTTGCCCGTAGTGTGGGAGCGGTATTGAGTATTGTTGTCGCCGTGGTTTACACCCATTTTTCGTGGGTTCAGTGGTCTAACTGGGTGACTCCGTCCTGGGACTTAGGTATTTTCACCCAGCTCGCGAAAGCCTACGCTGCTTTTGAGCAACCGATTGTGAGCATTAAGGGGCACGAGTTCAACCTGTGGGGCGATCATTTTCACCCCATACTTCTAGTGCTTGGCCCCGTCTATAAGGTGTTTCCTTCGCCTTTTACCCTGCTGGTTGTACAGAATCTTTTGGTTGCCCTTTCAGCGTATCTTCTCGTGGTATTAGCGGCTCGTTTTATGCACGTTGTCTTCGCGCTACTGTTGGGGGTTGTCTATGCCTTTAGCTTTGGTATTCAAGAGGCTGTTGCGGTGCAGTTTCACGAGGTTGCTTTTGCCCTGCCCCTGTTGGTTGTGTCTTTGGGGTATCTGGTGCGTGCCAGAGCTGAAAGGAACGATGCGCTTTTGGCGCGTGCTGCCCTGTGGGCTGTTCCTCTCGCTCTGGTGAAAGAGGATATGGGGCTCACCGTCGCGGCAATTGCTGTGGTGGGGCTGGGCAGAAGCGGTTGGTATCACAGGGCTTTTGACCTGCTTTTCCCCGCACAGAGCTCGACTGTTGCCCGACGCAGTTTCTTCTTCCGAGTTTCGGACGCGCTGAGTCTGCTGACTCAAAAGAGAGGGATACGAACCTGTGCTGCTGTGCTGTTATGGGGACTCGTTGCAACCTTCTTATCGGTCACTGTCATCTTGCCTTTCTTCAATGTGGGGGGCGTTTTCGACTACACAGACAGCCTTGATGTTGCCGGGGCTATCTCAGATCCCCTGCAAGGTCTGCTGCTGATGGTCTACCCCTGGCAAAAAGCTGTGACCCTTGCAACCCTGCTGCTCACCGGCGCTATTCTTTGGGTAGTCAGCCCTCTGGCTGTGATCGCGCTTCCCACACTTATCTGGCGATTCTTAGCCACCAACGAGGGGTACTACGGCACCGACTGGCACTACTCAATGGTGCTTATGCCCATTGTTTTCTGCGCTTTGATTGATGTTCTTGCCCGCTTTGCGCCCGAAACTGCCGAAGACCCCAGTGTCAAAAAGTTGCCTGCCCACCTTCTGCAGGCACGCGCGTCCGCACGAGGTCTAGCAGATAAAACCTACCGCACAGCTATTGCTCTACTGTCGGTAGCTTTACCGACCTTCGCTCTCATTGTGGCGCTTGCCCATATGCCTCAGCTGCCCTTGGCAACCCAGCTAACTCATGATTACTCCAGCGCCTCTTGGCAGGAGAATCTTGCCC encodes:
- a CDS encoding YajQ family cyclic di-GMP-binding protein produces the protein MASESSFDIVSKVDKQEISNALNQAQKEVAQRYDFRGVGAEIDFSGEKILVKANSEERALAVLDVFQSKLVKRGISLKSLDSGEPYASGKEYRIESSIKEGIAQDQAKKISKIIRDEAAKGVKATIQGDELRVSSKSRDDLQDVIALLKGKDLEVDLQFTNYR
- a CDS encoding DUF2079 domain-containing protein, encoding MTKLKTMTLARSVGAVLSIVVAVVYTHFSWVQWSNWVTPSWDLGIFTQLAKAYAAFEQPIVSIKGHEFNLWGDHFHPILLVLGPVYKVFPSPFTLLVVQNLLVALSAYLLVVLAARFMHVVFALLLGVVYAFSFGIQEAVAVQFHEVAFALPLLVVSLGYLVRARAERNDALLARAALWAVPLALVKEDMGLTVAAIAVVGLGRSGWYHRAFDLLFPAQSSTVARRSFFFRVSDALSLLTQKRGIRTCAAVLLWGLVATFLSVTVILPFFNVGGVFDYTDSLDVAGAISDPLQGLLLMVYPWQKAVTLATLLLTGAILWVVSPLAVIALPTLIWRFLATNEGYYGTDWHYSMVLMPIVFCALIDVLARFAPETAEDPSVKKLPAHLLQARASARGLADKTYRTAIALLSVALPTFALIVALAHMPQLPLATQLTHDYSSASWQENLAQKKQALASIPQGTSVASDLSLLTHLTVNHEAYWIGNTSDPAPDYVVIDQENSAWGNNPIENPPQFAADTYQAPYTLHTQQGSIYVMKRM
- the trxA gene encoding thioredoxin, with protein sequence MTTIEVTQENLTDLVQNNDILLLDFWADWCGPCKQFAPVFEAAAEKHTDIAFGKVDTEDQQQLAAAAGINSIPTLMAFREGVLVFSQPGALNASQLDQVLEAVKGLDMEDVHKQVAEAEKAEAEKAEAEQA
- a CDS encoding M48 family metalloprotease translates to MRGHYNGLKTALLLGTLMGFLVLIGVFLAYYTNNGIFILLFGLIGLGTIAYSYWNSDKIAIRQMNAYPVTREQVPGLYAIVEELSAKAQKPMPRLFVAPSMTPNAFATGRNPENAAVCCTEGILQLLDEREMRGVLGHELMHVYNRDILTGSIAAAMVGLISSIGQYLSFGMLMGNNRDNRTGALGSLLIAFLAPLAAGIIQMALSRTREYDADEDGAELTGDPLALASALNKLHHGIAREPMNPRNRKAEGVASMMIANPFGGLKNAMSTHPPMQQRIERLENQARQMGQF
- a CDS encoding catalase codes for the protein MTENPIKPGSFTTTNSGAPVASDNDSLTVGNDGPVVLHDVYTVEKLAQFNRERVPERVVHAKGTGAFGVFETTEDVSKYTKAALFQPGVSTEMLIRFSTVAGEQGSPDTWRDPRGFAIKFYTTEGNYDLVGNNTPIFFIRDAIKFPDFIRSQKRLPGNGLRNNDMQWDFWSLRPESAHQVTWLMGDRGIPATLRHMDGFGSHTYQWINAEGERFWVKYHFKTDQGNDFLTGNEAERLAGANADYHRQDLYEAIERGEFPSWTLYVQVMPFEDAKTYRFNPFDLTKVWPHGDYPLIKVGKMTLNQNPQNFFAQIEQAAFSPSNFVPGIAASPDKMLLGRIFSYPDAHRYRVGTNFADLPVNFPKNAQLNTYSKEGAMRYTFNDPSIPVYAPNSFDGPHADPVKAHEENVGWDFDGELVRSAASLHAEDDDFGQARALYAEVLDNAAQARLVDNIAGHVGAVVSDEIRERAFKYWDSVHEELGARVREAWKNNN
- a CDS encoding sigma-70 family RNA polymerase sigma factor, encoding MDYRERGYVITESLPPLDPSAELSDETLLKAVRAGDQNSYGLLYERYRSMATAIAYKHTSDPGQVDDIVAEAFARVLQALRNGNGPTSFMGGYLSTTIAHLAGEFGLIRGREVPADSTALEHLETLDEAVLHLNESDELIAAFTAMPERWQSVLWLTEVEKRKPRDIANALDISPNAVSALTLRARESLREGFLRAHQNAPVTVACQKHYDRLPALVRGSLSDKRAENLRLHLEECTYCTSEYLSLMGINKSMRVWVFPVLAGLVPWVNDGTTIIGFLGKAATVAASNPFAGAASTGQAAPSIPASDLLTPAGEAVGSVAAHTTGTATPSPAQTFLRNAAHHGTSPLALAGGGLLAVAAVVAGIVIGGGLLEDDPEPVRFSEEAHEARGDSSSAASGAPQESQELSEPAEKSANDAVQGDGAENPSGAAPSAAANAPSNTNTQGNDNKDASQLNETAGGALASSALASALETPASGAVVPAAVAPALHAQPLVASPAPSQSAPFTALPPLNQPGTVPSIPDGGAPTPGVPAAPGEQAPPHVQPPLAPSAPDAGTPTSLIQPEVPTDSVESADPVVPDAPEEPVAPEVPTDPVAPTDPVDPAQPDVPVDPETPKVPTDPVDSIQPVDPEDPTEPVAPSGPADPLDPESPVESNNPDNLPPLLDGDFELIELEPADPARPDPDNAEADPSPDNRDAPIYPPREAPELPNLPSPCDGAPVGLYPPHFDYWTIVNRPIPDTVDDPEYFGYWFFSVPWQDWTVADPTVSKYVMFQFEVDGTKSIHGDWIPHAVVESRYLVPALAYLYGADSNNFVHVYDEPPKTPVSSSDT
- a CDS encoding Fur family transcriptional regulator, with the protein product MPSLTATLSTTHNSPVTDEVRLGWTAGLRTQGRRVTKQRLAVLDAVHRSPHSTAEAIVDAVRQELPSITVQSVYVVLADLVDIEMLRKFQPPGTPALYETRTGDNHHHALCIKCLTVEDVECTVGHAPCLTPEQSHGMQLLSADVIYRGICANCQNQLATSQ
- a CDS encoding DNA-3-methyladenine glycosylase, yielding MLRATVILQPPHPIHLGQTLGTLARGHEDPLFRSVHTRDQEQYWVSSTYRNEGVLLCFSREHSTVKDLAQRLMHPITVRLWCHSDASALEQAAANLPYWLGFHDVWDAFLTLSTYRDLPLVLRETQRNNPGIRLSATGQLTRHMVTAIAEQKVTGIEAMGGMRAIIRELGSPVPATGNPHQPTGMFFFPDARAIRRLPSWKWHRFGFDSARSKAILAYTDRATSLEHLAHTAPVEQLASALNTLPGIGPWTISEALQRSHGHPDAISVGDFHLAHLVGYALTGRRTDDAGMLHLLKPWAGHRARVVALIKASGVLEPRRAPRLAPEDHRFI